In the Streptobacillus ratti genome, one interval contains:
- a CDS encoding DDE-type integrase/transposase/recombinase — MSIITEEMKFRHRLCEYAIKNGVTKAARRYHTNRQLKKYNGNIKSLALGSRKPHTSPNAHTEEELILIKNMLKKHGSYGLAQVYVSCKNKGYNRSFGSMCRIIRKKKYVAVKKYKKSYQKYNVIEVNYPGEKVQVDIKYIPNECIKFNSKGIRYYQITAIDEYSRKRVLKFVKEKSTYETSKYIKELERAIGFKIETIQVDNGYEFVNDKDVTDRESAFEKSVKMLGMKLRRIRPYSPWQNGKVERSHREDGKILYSRKEFRSEEELIENVKRHERLYNNTAKTVLNFKSPNEVVREYFTKVKKEA; from the coding sequence ATGAGTATTATAACAGAAGAAATGAAATTTCGCCATAGATTATGTGAATATGCAATAAAAAATGGAGTAACTAAAGCAGCAAGGCGTTATCATACAAATAGACAATTAAAAAAATATAATGGAAACATAAAAAGCCTAGCTCTAGGTTCAAGAAAGCCCCATACAAGCCCAAATGCCCATACAGAAGAAGAATTAATACTAATAAAGAATATGTTAAAAAAACATGGAAGTTATGGATTAGCCCAAGTATATGTTAGTTGTAAGAATAAGGGGTATAATAGAAGCTTTGGTAGTATGTGTAGGATAATAAGGAAGAAGAAGTATGTAGCTGTTAAAAAGTATAAAAAGAGTTATCAGAAGTATAATGTAATAGAAGTAAATTATCCAGGTGAGAAAGTACAGGTAGATATTAAATATATTCCAAATGAGTGTATAAAGTTTAATTCAAAGGGGATTAGATATTATCAGATAACTGCTATAGATGAGTATAGTAGGAAGAGGGTATTAAAGTTTGTAAAGGAAAAGAGTACATATGAGACATCAAAGTACATTAAGGAGTTAGAAAGGGCTATAGGCTTTAAGATAGAGACTATACAGGTAGATAATGGATATGAGTTTGTAAATGATAAAGATGTAACGGATAGGGAGAGTGCATTTGAGAAGTCTGTAAAGATGTTAGGAATGAAATTAAGGAGGATAAGACCTTATTCACCATGGCAAAATGGAAAGGTAGAAAGATCGCATAGGGAAGATGGAAAGATATTGTATAGTAGGAAAGAATTTAGGAGCGAGGAAGAATTAATAGAAAATGTTAAAAGGCATGAAAGGCTGTATAATAATACGGCAAAGACAGTGCTTAATTTTAAGAGTCCAAATGAGGTTGTGAGGGAATACTTCACTAAGGTTAAGAAAGAGGCTTAA
- a CDS encoding YadA-like family protein has product MKKNNLFKILSFISIMSYISIGNEKGSNIIGNKRAASVLTNTATGERAIALGEDAKASANRAIAIGGDSESSGQTSIAIGAYSKANSQAAVAIGEGAKASSDSSVAIGSLSKALENSSISIGKNSEVKKENSIAIGKEISVEGENAIAIGLESWIQSKDGIAIGKKAKSAGEGAVALGSEAEATMRNAIALGNGAVALGENTVSLGGDAMATSKNTIAIGIDSKAEKESSIALGSGARSSKKYGISLGENSKSTGNSAISIGQKSISKNSNSIAIGTSATSNIENSVALGAESETTVAKPTSEIVKPRFFLDYKDFAGSNPYGVVSIGSKGKERQLQYVAAGQISKESTDAVNGSQLFSVISNFDAFVASMKSVIGNVALLNRDGILHTLNIGNTGKNNIHDAMKSLKDKIDENRNRIEKIENTEIKLGGDKNTSTEGQKIGENNSNNGSNIGNQNQNKGKEIKFEIVKKENSEHIETKARGNKVEIDLTQKAKEDIKSGKKAKEIIDNKGLTFKGDKGETNIQKLGDTLSITGGSYITTKAKGNEVSVDLTDKTKKDIEKGVAANSGVANAVAMANLPQINGKGHNIAGSYGYYNGEHAFALGLSGTNEKVNLTYRASGSLNTRGNISLGAGLGYQFDNISKRNKELLTLQRNGNINLLDEKVYDLDNKVKTLEKRVNELETILRELIKK; this is encoded by the coding sequence ATGAAAAAAAATAATTTGTTTAAAATATTATCCTTTATCTCTATAATGTCATATATAAGTATAGGTAATGAAAAAGGATCAAATATTATTGGAAATAAGAGGGCAGCTTCTGTATTAACAAATACAGCAACAGGAGAAAGAGCTATAGCTTTAGGAGAAGATGCTAAAGCTTCAGCAAATAGAGCAATAGCTATAGGAGGAGATTCAGAATCAAGTGGACAAACTTCCATAGCAATTGGAGCATATTCTAAAGCAAATTCACAAGCTGCTGTTGCTATTGGAGAAGGAGCTAAGGCTAGTAGTGATTCTTCTGTAGCAATAGGCTCACTATCTAAGGCTTTAGAAAATTCATCAATATCTATAGGAAAAAATAGTGAAGTAAAAAAAGAAAATTCTATAGCAATAGGAAAAGAAATCTCTGTAGAAGGTGAAAATGCTATTGCAATAGGTTTAGAATCATGGATTCAAAGTAAAGATGGAATTGCAATTGGAAAAAAAGCTAAATCAGCAGGTGAAGGTGCAGTTGCATTAGGTAGTGAAGCTGAAGCTACAATGAGAAATGCTATAGCGTTAGGGAATGGAGCAGTTGCTCTTGGAGAGAATACAGTATCATTAGGTGGAGATGCTATGGCAACAAGTAAAAATACAATTGCTATAGGAATTGATTCAAAGGCAGAAAAAGAAAGTTCAATAGCACTTGGAAGTGGAGCTAGATCTTCTAAAAAATATGGTATATCACTAGGAGAAAATTCAAAATCAACAGGAAATTCTGCAATATCTATAGGACAGAAGAGTATTTCTAAAAACTCTAATTCAATAGCTATAGGAACATCTGCTACTTCAAATATAGAAAATTCTGTAGCATTAGGAGCAGAAAGTGAAACAACAGTAGCTAAACCTACAAGTGAAATAGTTAAACCTAGATTTTTCTTAGATTATAAAGATTTTGCAGGAAGTAATCCTTATGGTGTAGTATCTATAGGATCTAAAGGAAAAGAAAGACAATTACAATATGTAGCAGCAGGTCAAATAAGTAAGGAATCAACAGATGCAGTAAATGGTTCACAACTATTTTCAGTAATTTCAAACTTTGATGCTTTTGTAGCGTCTATGAAATCTGTTATAGGAAATGTTGCTCTTCTTAATAGAGATGGTATTCTTCATACATTAAATATAGGTAATACTGGAAAAAACAATATACATGATGCAATGAAAAGCCTAAAAGATAAGATAGATGAAAATAGAAACAGAATAGAAAAGATAGAAAATACTGAAATAAAACTAGGAGGAGATAAAAATACAAGTACAGAAGGACAAAAGATAGGAGAAAATAATTCAAATAATGGATCTAACATAGGAAATCAGAATCAAAATAAAGGAAAAGAAATTAAATTTGAAATAGTAAAAAAAGAAAATAGTGAACATATAGAAACAAAAGCAAGAGGAAATAAGGTAGAAATAGATTTAACACAAAAAGCAAAAGAAGATATTAAATCAGGGAAAAAAGCAAAAGAAATAATAGATAATAAAGGCTTAACATTTAAAGGAGATAAAGGAGAAACAAATATTCAAAAACTAGGAGATACACTATCTATAACAGGAGGAAGCTATATAACAACAAAGGCAAAAGGAAATGAAGTTAGTGTAGATTTAACAGATAAGACTAAAAAAGATATAGAAAAAGGAGTAGCAGCAAATAGTGGAGTAGCAAATGCTGTAGCAATGGCAAACTTACCACAAATAAATGGAAAAGGACATAACATAGCAGGATCATATGGTTACTATAACGGAGAACATGCATTTGCGTTAGGACTATCAGGAACAAATGAAAAAGTAAATCTAACATATAGAGCAAGTGGATCATTAAATACAAGAGGGAACATATCATTAGGAGCAGGATTAGGTTATCAATTTGATAATATAAGCAAAAGAAATAAAGAATTACTAACACTACAAAGAAATGGAAACATTAACTTGCTTGATGAGAAAGTATATGATTTAGATAATAAGGTTAAAACTTTAGAAAAGAGAGTTAATGAATTAGAAACTATTTTAAGAGAATTAATTAAAAAATAA
- a CDS encoding YadA-like family protein — MKKKNLMAILAFISILSYGMDKKVGANVLEGEKSLFVGLNSSTNNEEKVKIGANAKADSEKSIAIGMDSTSRGKKGIAIGAGSLAGAEKHLSNEIEDTIAIGTDAKATATDAIAIGNKANARTKYGIAIGTETKTDGIASIALGYKSDANSDSIAIGKEAVGYGKGVVLGENAHSRGRSVAIGHKADSKGVYSYGNVVIGNESTTNENLVYSTALGSGAKVEANYSTALGSKSIAKKRDNRLGYDMLTNKEVKLEDKLSEVDKGKYLSLKSELETMIEDNNKVVEEAKVITSKDYTQRTEEEKKKLSELNDKIGENNKKINEKYTEYSKIVKAWKATYGEVSIGDIEKGITRQITGLAAGKEDTDAVNVAQLKSLDKKLEEENKTYFHVNTGKNKDTGDKDSNLGKMGDSAGAIGDGSITAGVQAKADGDNAIAIGKKAETKQSSGIAIGHSSKSEGNHSISIGKDSKASDLDSVALGHQARSTGSRSTALGPHSEATKDNALALGVWSKATMQGAIAIGSNSMSNASSAITIGENSKVETGAENSIAIGKEAKSLKKDSIVLGTKAEAQGEGSIVLGYHSKSKENAISIGKESEALSIGSVSLGHSSKAKGERSVSIGAYATAEKSNDIAIGLSSKASGGYSIAIGLSAKAEVSSSTAIGINSKADIEDSVALGSESKTTKATSVSEVKIGELKYGEFAGKNPMSVVSIGTKNKERQLQHLAAGQISKESTDAINGSQLYATNMVLGTFVDSTKSILGGNASVTTNGKLTMTNIGDTGKNTVHEAIKALDDKIAQSIKDYNFNITSGQSGTGIASGSNSEKIGKDNTLKLIAGDNLSITQNGKDFTYSLNKELKGMSKIDFEKSEVSIGKDGLNNGGKKITNVADGTESTDAVNKGQLDKLENKIDKTKKEIDKKIEDIDKKVDKKIKDVEDKVDKKIEDTKKDLTDKIEKATKTLKTEITANNGEEANKTKGPVTLTSKKSDAGHNIYDISLSTTQLKSSEGGKIETLNSEDSKKVANAGEVAKAINALGNNTLSFGADKGNTEAQSLNKNGGLKFSIKGTDYIKTEAKGNEVSVDLTDKTKKDIEKGVSANSGVANAVAMANLPQINGKGHNIAGSYGYYNGEHAFALGLSGTNEKVNLTYRASGSLNTRGNISLGAGLGYQFDNISKRNKELLTLQRNGNINLLDEKVYELEKQFNEMKNKLKDEIKELKFKFSELEKLVKIMNRR; from the coding sequence ATGAAGAAAAAGAATTTAATGGCAATTTTAGCGTTCATTTCTATTTTATCTTATGGTATGGATAAAAAAGTAGGAGCTAATGTATTAGAAGGAGAAAAATCATTGTTTGTTGGTTTAAACTCTTCCACCAATAATGAAGAGAAGGTAAAAATAGGAGCTAATGCAAAGGCTGATAGTGAAAAATCAATAGCAATAGGAATGGATTCAACTTCAAGAGGTAAAAAGGGAATAGCTATAGGAGCAGGATCTCTTGCTGGAGCTGAGAAACATCTTAGTAATGAAATAGAAGATACTATAGCTATAGGAACAGATGCTAAGGCAACAGCAACAGATGCAATAGCAATAGGGAATAAGGCTAATGCAAGAACAAAATATGGTATAGCAATAGGTACAGAAACTAAAACAGATGGAATAGCATCAATAGCTTTAGGTTATAAGAGTGATGCTAATTCAGATTCAATAGCTATAGGTAAAGAAGCAGTAGGTTATGGAAAGGGAGTAGTACTTGGAGAAAATGCACATTCAAGAGGACGTAGTGTTGCAATAGGGCATAAGGCAGATTCAAAAGGAGTATATTCATATGGAAATGTAGTTATAGGGAATGAAAGCACTACAAATGAGAATTTAGTTTATTCAACAGCATTAGGAAGTGGAGCTAAAGTAGAAGCAAATTATTCAACAGCACTTGGTTCAAAATCTATAGCTAAAAAAAGAGATAATAGACTTGGATATGATATGTTAACTAATAAGGAAGTTAAATTAGAAGATAAATTATCAGAAGTGGATAAAGGGAAATATCTAAGTTTAAAATCAGAACTAGAAACTATGATAGAAGATAATAATAAGGTTGTAGAAGAAGCTAAGGTTATTACTTCAAAAGATTACACACAAAGAACTGAAGAAGAAAAGAAAAAATTATCAGAATTAAATGATAAAATAGGAGAAAATAATAAAAAAATTAATGAAAAATATACAGAATATTCAAAGATAGTTAAGGCATGGAAGGCAACATATGGAGAAGTGTCAATAGGAGATATAGAAAAAGGAATAACTAGACAAATAACAGGACTTGCTGCTGGTAAAGAAGATACAGATGCAGTAAATGTTGCTCAATTAAAATCATTAGATAAGAAATTAGAGGAAGAAAATAAGACATATTTCCATGTAAATACAGGTAAAAACAAAGATACAGGAGATAAAGACAGTAATTTAGGTAAAATGGGAGATTCAGCAGGAGCAATTGGAGATGGATCTATAACAGCAGGAGTGCAAGCTAAAGCTGATGGAGATAATGCTATAGCTATAGGAAAGAAAGCTGAAACAAAACAATCTTCTGGAATAGCAATAGGGCATTCTTCTAAATCAGAAGGAAATCATTCAATATCTATAGGTAAAGATAGTAAGGCATCTGATTTAGATTCAGTAGCATTAGGGCACCAAGCTAGATCAACTGGAAGCCGTTCTACTGCATTAGGACCACATTCAGAGGCAACAAAAGATAATGCTTTAGCACTTGGAGTATGGTCTAAAGCAACAATGCAGGGTGCAATAGCTATAGGGAGCAATTCTATGTCTAATGCTTCTAGTGCTATAACAATTGGAGAAAATTCAAAAGTAGAAACAGGAGCAGAAAATAGTATAGCAATTGGAAAAGAAGCTAAAAGCTTAAAGAAAGATAGCATAGTTCTTGGAACAAAGGCTGAAGCACAGGGTGAAGGATCAATAGTTTTAGGATATCATTCTAAATCAAAAGAAAATGCAATATCTATAGGTAAAGAAAGTGAAGCATTAAGTATAGGTTCTGTATCTTTAGGGCATAGTTCAAAAGCAAAAGGTGAAAGATCAGTATCTATAGGAGCTTATGCAACTGCTGAAAAATCTAATGATATAGCGATAGGATTATCATCAAAAGCTTCAGGAGGATATTCTATAGCAATAGGATTATCAGCTAAAGCAGAGGTTAGTAGTTCTACAGCTATAGGAATTAATTCAAAAGCAGATATAGAAGATTCAGTAGCACTTGGTTCAGAAAGTAAAACAACAAAGGCAACATCAGTAAGTGAAGTTAAAATAGGTGAATTAAAATATGGTGAATTTGCAGGTAAAAACCCTATGTCAGTAGTTTCTATAGGAACTAAAAATAAAGAAAGACAACTACAACATTTGGCAGCAGGTCAAATAAGTAAGGAATCAACAGATGCAATAAATGGTTCACAACTTTATGCAACTAATATGGTTTTAGGAACATTTGTAGATTCAACTAAAAGTATTTTAGGTGGAAATGCAAGTGTAACTACAAATGGAAAACTTACTATGACTAATATTGGTGATACTGGTAAAAATACTGTTCATGAAGCAATAAAAGCTTTAGATGATAAAATAGCTCAGTCAATAAAAGACTATAATTTTAATATAACATCAGGGCAAAGTGGAACAGGAATTGCTAGTGGATCAAATTCAGAAAAAATAGGAAAAGATAATACATTGAAACTTATTGCAGGAGATAATTTAAGTATTACTCAGAATGGAAAAGATTTTACTTATTCATTAAATAAGGAATTAAAAGGAATGAGCAAAATTGATTTTGAAAAAAGTGAAGTATCAATAGGTAAAGATGGATTAAATAATGGTGGTAAGAAGATAACTAATGTAGCAGATGGAACAGAAAGTACTGATGCTGTTAATAAAGGTCAATTAGATAAGTTAGAAAATAAGATAGATAAAACAAAGAAAGAAATAGATAAAAAGATAGAAGATATAGACAAAAAAGTTGATAAGAAGATAAAAGATGTAGAAGATAAAGTGGACAAAAAAATAGAAGATACTAAAAAAGATTTAACAGATAAGATAGAAAAAGCAACTAAAACATTAAAAACAGAAATAACTGCAAATAATGGAGAAGAAGCAAATAAAACTAAAGGTCCAGTAACATTAACATCTAAAAAATCAGATGCAGGGCATAATATTTATGATATAAGCTTATCTACAACACAATTAAAATCTAGTGAAGGTGGAAAGATAGAAACACTTAATTCAGAAGATTCTAAAAAGGTAGCAAATGCAGGAGAAGTAGCTAAAGCAATAAATGCTTTAGGAAATAATACATTATCATTTGGTGCAGACAAAGGCAATACAGAAGCACAAAGCTTAAACAAAAATGGAGGACTTAAGTTTTCAATTAAAGGAACAGATTACATTAAGACAGAAGCAAAAGGAAATGAAGTTAGTGTAGATCTAACAGATAAGACTAAAAAAGATATAGAAAAGGGAGTATCAGCAAATAGTGGAGTAGCAAATGCTGTAGCAATGGCAAACTTACCACAAATAAATGGAAAAGGACATAACATAGCAGGATCATATGGTTACTATAACGGAGAACATGCATTTGCGTTAGGACTATCAGGAACAAATGAAAAAGTAAATCTAACATATAGAGCAAGTGGATCATTAAATACAAGAGGGAACATATCATTAGGAGCAGGATTAGGTTATCAATTTGATAATATAAGCAAAAGAAATAAAGAATTACTAACACTACAAAGAAATGGAAACATTAACTTGCTTGATGAGAAGGTATATGAGTTAGAAAAACAATTTAATGAAATGAAAAATAAGTTAAAAGATGAAATAAAGGAATTGAAATTTAAATTCTCTGAATTAGAAAAACTAGTTAAAATAATGAATAGAAGATAA